In Desulfomicrobium escambiense DSM 10707, the genomic window TGGCCGATATCGAGAGGCTGTCGGATGAAGGACGTTGAAACCGTCATGAGACAGCTCAGCAACCTGTACGAGTTCAACAGAAGATTGAAGACGTTCAGGCTGCATGAGCCTCGCTCCGCCGATGTTCGGATTCCGAAGCAAGAGCAGAGCCGTATTTCGCCGAGGCCCCCCCAGGGGTCGGACGCGGCCGACCCCGCGTCCTGAAGTTCAGATCATTCCCGTCTTTTTGAGGGCCTTGGCGGCGAAGAGGCCGCCGACGGCGCCGCCGACGGCCTGGATCACGTTGGCCAGGATCTCGGCTGCCGCGCCCTGCAGGCCGATGTTGGGCATCAGCGTCTCCCCGATGAAATACACGGCGATCATGGCCAGGCCGCCCAGGGCGAGCATGGCGTACTGCGTCGCGCCGCTGCGGCTTGCCGCCAGCGCGGCCAGGGCCCCTTCGGCGCCCTTGGCCAGGAAGGTCAGGGGGGCAAAGACGGCGAAACCGCTCAGGACGTCGGCCAGGGCCGAGCCCACGCCGCAGGCGGCCAGGGCCCAGAGCGCCCCCTGGCGCGGGTTCATGAAGCCCAGCACCAGGCCGCCGAAGACCACGGCCACGTCGCCGACGTTGAAGTAGCCCCGGCTGGGCAGGGGGATGCGCACGAAGAGGGTCGTCAGGCAGGCCAGGGCCGTGATGGACAGGGCGGCGATGCGGATATTTTTCATGGTTCCTTCCTCAGGTGACGGGTTCGGTGGTCAAAAAGCTCCAGGGTCTTCTCGGTCTGCTGGTAGATGCTGATGTAGGCGGCCACGATGACCCCGCAAAGCCGCAGGAACCTTCCGCTGCGGCGGCCGGCGAAGTGCGGCGTCAGGTCCATGAAGAAGCGGTAGCGGTGCAGCAGGGGCGTACATTTTTCCATGACGGCCTTCAAGACGATGGCGTTGCGGCGGGCCCCCGGACGCAGTGGCAGGCCCAAGATGTCGCGGAAGGTGATGGATTCCAGGCCGAGCTTCACGATCAAAAACGAGTTGGGGAAAACGAGGGCCTTGAGCAGGGAGTCGCTCAGCCAGTCTGTGCGGCCCATGAGGCCCGCCCATTGAAAGGCCGCTCCGAAGGCCAGCAGGGAGAGGACGAAGGGCAACACGAAG contains:
- a CDS encoding ECF transporter S component is translated as MKNIRIAALSITALACLTTLFVRIPLPSRGYFNVGDVAVVFGGLVLGFMNPRQGALWALAACGVGSALADVLSGFAVFAPLTFLAKGAEGALAALAASRSGATQYAMLALGGLAMIAVYFIGETLMPNIGLQGAAAEILANVIQAVGGAVGGLFAAKALKKTGMI